The [Bacillus] selenitireducens MLS10 genome includes a region encoding these proteins:
- a CDS encoding thymidylate synthase, with protein MENYLNLCRHVLEHGTAKDDRTGTGTISTFGYQMRFDLQDGFPVLTTKKMALRAIIHELLWFIKGETNIRYLKEHNVRIWDEWADENGDLGPVYGRQWRSWPTPDGRTIDQLREVIEAIKHNPDSRRHVINAWNVGELDQMALAPCHCLFQFYVADGKLSCQLYQRSADVFLGVPFNIASYSLLTMMVAQECGLEPGEFIHTFGDVHIYQNHLEQVRLQLTRTPGQKPEMRLNPDKKRIEDFTIEDFELIGYDPHPAIKGEVSV; from the coding sequence ATGGAAAACTATTTGAATCTGTGCCGTCACGTCCTCGAGCATGGAACGGCCAAAGATGACCGAACCGGAACAGGAACGATCAGTACCTTCGGCTATCAGATGCGCTTTGATCTGCAAGACGGCTTCCCGGTTTTGACGACGAAAAAAATGGCGCTTCGTGCCATTATTCATGAACTCCTCTGGTTTATCAAAGGAGAAACAAATATCCGTTACCTGAAAGAGCACAACGTGCGCATCTGGGACGAGTGGGCGGATGAAAACGGCGATCTCGGACCGGTGTACGGCCGCCAGTGGCGCAGTTGGCCAACGCCTGACGGGCGCACCATCGATCAGCTCCGTGAGGTGATTGAAGCAATTAAGCACAATCCCGATTCCCGGCGCCACGTCATCAATGCGTGGAACGTCGGCGAGCTTGATCAGATGGCTCTAGCACCGTGTCATTGCCTGTTTCAATTTTACGTAGCCGATGGCAAGCTCTCCTGCCAGCTCTATCAGCGCAGTGCTGACGTCTTTCTTGGCGTTCCTTTCAACATCGCGTCCTATTCGCTCCTGACGATGATGGTTGCCCAGGAGTGCGGGCTCGAACCCGGGGAATTCATTCATACATTCGGCGATGTTCATATTTATCAGAACCATCTCGAGCAGGTCAGACTCCAGTTGACAAGAACGCCTGGTCAAAAGCCTGAAATGCGTCTGAACCCGGATAAAAAACGGATTGAGGATTTCACCATTGAAGACTTTGAGCTGATCGGCTATGATCCGCACCCGGCCATTAAAGGAGAGGTGTCGGTATGA
- a CDS encoding dihydrofolate reductase, whose translation MIQGIVAMDQHDVIGNDGQMPWHLPNDLKHFKAVTTGHTIIMGRKTFESIGRPLPNRKNVVVTRNRDFHHEGVEVRHDLEQIPDLYGEEDAFIIGGGELYKALIHAIDRLYVTRIHDTFDGDTMFPALDWHEWELTEERKGVLDGNNTVPHTFFVYERKKT comes from the coding sequence ATGATTCAGGGAATTGTTGCAATGGACCAGCATGATGTGATCGGCAATGACGGTCAGATGCCCTGGCATTTACCGAATGATCTGAAGCATTTCAAAGCCGTGACGACAGGTCACACCATTATTATGGGGAGAAAAACATTTGAATCGATTGGTCGCCCTCTTCCGAACCGGAAGAATGTTGTCGTGACCCGGAATCGTGATTTCCATCATGAGGGTGTGGAGGTTCGGCATGACCTCGAGCAGATTCCGGATCTTTACGGCGAAGAAGATGCTTTTATTATTGGCGGGGGCGAGCTGTATAAAGCGCTGATTCATGCAATTGACCGTCTGTATGTGACGCGGATTCATGACACGTTTGACGGAGACACCATGTTTCCTGCCCTTGACTGGCATGAATGGGAGCTGACAGAGGAAAGAAAAGGGGTTCTTGACGGGAACAACACCGTTCCCCATACCTTTTTTGTGTATGAGCGGAAAAAGACTTGA
- a CDS encoding Na+/H+ antiporter NhaC family protein, translated as MDHGLLSLVPPVLALVMVMITRKVLPSLGVGIIVGALMINQTEEQFINAAISDILSIVTGIFYVDGGVNTWEFYIILFLFSLGIIAAMITMSGGSRAFGEWAQTKVKTRVGAQLTAGFLGILIFIDDYFNSLTVGNVSRPITDRHRVSRAKLAYNVDSTAAPICVVSPISSWGAYIITIIGGILVTHGVTEYGALQAFLIIAPMNFYALIAILLVFAVAWFKLDFGSMRTHERRAIETGEVLDHAKGPVPGESGQVEAVPDGKVRDLLIPILTLVVMTVLFMITTGIQGTEGSPSLLATFENTDVAAALLYGGLVGLVVTLILNATHRFSVRQYATGIWAGIQSMLPAVYILLFAWTIIEIIGELGTGEYLASLVDGSIPLGYLPAILFIIGGFMAFSTGTSWGTFGIMLPIAGDIAAATDISLLLPMMAAVLAGAIFGDHCSPISDTTILSSTGAGSHHIDHVMTQLPYALIAGLISTVLFLILGFTGSLMLSLVAGAFVFAAVVWGMKRLIRPLHTEAV; from the coding sequence ATGGATCACGGATTATTATCCCTCGTTCCCCCGGTTCTTGCTCTCGTTATGGTGATGATTACCCGGAAAGTGCTTCCGTCACTCGGTGTCGGGATCATCGTCGGGGCTTTGATGATCAATCAGACCGAAGAACAGTTTATCAATGCGGCCATTTCGGATATTCTGTCCATCGTGACAGGGATCTTTTATGTGGATGGCGGCGTGAATACGTGGGAATTTTACATCATTTTATTTTTATTTTCTCTCGGAATCATTGCAGCGATGATCACGATGAGCGGCGGCAGCCGTGCATTTGGAGAGTGGGCACAGACGAAAGTGAAGACGAGAGTCGGCGCGCAGCTGACGGCTGGCTTTCTCGGTATTCTGATCTTTATCGACGATTATTTTAACAGTCTCACCGTCGGGAATGTCTCAAGGCCGATCACAGACAGGCACCGTGTATCGCGGGCGAAACTGGCTTACAACGTGGACAGTACGGCAGCTCCGATCTGTGTTGTGTCACCGATCTCAAGCTGGGGTGCGTATATCATTACCATCATTGGCGGGATTCTCGTGACACACGGTGTGACGGAATACGGCGCTCTTCAGGCCTTCCTGATCATTGCGCCCATGAACTTCTATGCGCTGATTGCGATCTTGCTTGTGTTTGCCGTGGCCTGGTTTAAGCTGGATTTCGGCAGTATGCGCACGCATGAACGCCGTGCGATTGAAACGGGCGAGGTGCTTGATCATGCGAAAGGACCTGTTCCTGGTGAGAGCGGTCAGGTGGAGGCTGTTCCAGACGGGAAGGTGAGGGATCTTCTGATTCCGATTTTAACCCTTGTTGTGATGACGGTACTCTTTATGATCACGACAGGCATTCAGGGGACTGAAGGCAGTCCGTCACTGTTGGCAACCTTTGAGAATACGGATGTAGCAGCAGCCCTTCTGTACGGCGGGCTTGTGGGCCTTGTGGTTACGCTTATTTTGAATGCGACACACCGATTCTCCGTCAGGCAGTATGCCACAGGGATTTGGGCCGGGATTCAGTCAATGCTTCCTGCGGTGTATATCTTGCTGTTTGCCTGGACGATCATCGAAATCATCGGTGAACTTGGTACAGGGGAGTATCTGGCAAGTCTCGTGGACGGTTCGATTCCACTCGGCTATCTGCCGGCGATCCTCTTTATTATCGGCGGATTTATGGCCTTCAGTACCGGAACGAGCTGGGGTACGTTTGGGATCATGCTTCCGATTGCAGGTGACATTGCCGCAGCGACCGATATTTCACTGCTCTTGCCGATGATGGCAGCGGTTCTTGCCGGGGCGATTTTCGGGGATCACTGTTCACCGATATCGGACACAACGATCCTGTCATCCACAGGCGCAGGGAGTCATCACATTGACCACGTCATGACGCAGCTTCCTTACGCGCTGATTGCCGGATTGATCAGTACGGTGCTGTTCCTGATTCTTGGCTTTACCGGCAGCCTTATGCTGTCTCTTGTTGCAGGAGCCTTCGTCTTTGCAGCTGTCGTATGGGGAATGAAACGCCTCATCAGGCCTCTTCATACTGAGGCTGTATAA
- a CDS encoding sodium-dependent transporter has translation MGHLLLFSYITGSAGAVEQDGYADFFLSFIGGAGGPVFWQVLFMAIVIGIVFFGVKKGIELSNRVFMPLLAIILIMLAGYSLTLDGAGEGLAFLFSPDWSAFTDPSVYASAVGQAFFTLSLGMGAMITYASYLPKETNLPSAAGSVVLLDTLFAIIAGLMIFPAVFTFASVEPDAGPGLIFIALPEVFNLMGGAGTIFAIFFFFLVAIAALSSAISLLEVSVSYMMRKMEWDRRKATIAAGVAVTILGIPSALSQGGPWSGAIIGAQPFLDVMDLITDQYTLPLGGLVIALFVGWGWNKVDALRETGLTDTTIGTVWIWFIRVIAPAGILWILISNIINTPGTFGF, from the coding sequence TTGGGTCATTTATTACTGTTCAGCTACATAACGGGCTCTGCAGGAGCTGTTGAGCAGGACGGTTATGCCGACTTCTTCCTCTCGTTTATCGGAGGTGCAGGCGGACCGGTATTCTGGCAGGTCCTGTTCATGGCGATTGTCATCGGGATTGTCTTCTTCGGGGTCAAGAAGGGGATCGAACTGTCAAACCGCGTATTTATGCCGCTTTTGGCAATTATTCTGATTATGCTTGCAGGTTACAGTCTGACACTCGACGGTGCAGGAGAAGGTCTTGCATTCCTTTTCAGCCCGGATTGGTCGGCATTCACTGATCCATCCGTTTATGCGTCGGCTGTCGGGCAGGCATTCTTTACCTTGTCTCTTGGTATGGGTGCGATGATTACGTACGCCAGCTATTTGCCAAAGGAAACCAACCTGCCGAGTGCGGCGGGGAGCGTCGTCCTTTTGGATACGCTCTTTGCCATTATTGCCGGGCTTATGATCTTCCCGGCCGTGTTTACTTTTGCATCCGTTGAACCGGACGCAGGACCGGGTTTGATCTTTATTGCGCTTCCTGAAGTCTTCAACCTGATGGGTGGCGCCGGAACGATCTTTGCGATCTTCTTCTTCTTCCTCGTCGCCATTGCAGCACTGTCTTCAGCCATTTCGCTGTTGGAGGTTTCTGTGTCGTACATGATGAGAAAGATGGAATGGGATCGAAGAAAAGCAACGATTGCAGCAGGTGTTGCTGTCACGATTCTAGGTATCCCATCCGCACTCAGTCAGGGAGGGCCATGGTCCGGAGCCATTATCGGTGCTCAGCCATTCCTGGATGTCATGGACCTGATCACGGATCAGTACACGCTCCCATTGGGTGGTCTTGTCATTGCGCTCTTTGTCGGCTGGGGCTGGAATAAGGTTGATGCCCTCCGCGAGACCGGTTTGACCGATACCACGATCGGGACGGTCTGGATCTGGTTTATCCGGGTCATCGCACCGGCAGGGATTCTGTGGATTCTGATTTCAAACATTATCAATACACCAGGCACTTTCGGTTTCTGA
- a CDS encoding DUF3055 domain-containing protein: MSERFYLYDEVEDTPVRYISFMGENQRFDLAVASTNRYFGKKLVLDMQSNRFAIIGTDDLEEEGYLEHVFNLSEEDGNELREFLYEII, translated from the coding sequence ATGAGTGAACGATTCTATCTGTATGACGAAGTGGAGGATACACCCGTCCGTTACATCAGCTTCATGGGTGAGAACCAGCGCTTTGATCTTGCCGTCGCATCGACGAACCGCTATTTCGGTAAGAAACTGGTCCTTGATATGCAGTCAAACCGCTTTGCGATCATTGGAACCGATGATCTTGAAGAAGAAGGCTATCTCGAACACGTCTTTAACCTTTCTGAAGAAGACGGCAATGAACTCCGCGAATTCCTTTACGAAATCATCTGA
- the glpX gene encoding class II fructose-bisphosphatase has translation MDRELALEIVRITESAALASAQWMGRGLKEEADDAATTAMRNMFDSVNMKGTVVIGEGELDEAPMLYIGEQLGSGHGPEVDIAVDPLEGTSIVAKGHPNAMTVIAVGDRGTLLHAPDMYMEKLVVGPKAAGLVRLDDPIEKTIDIVAKMNEKRVRDVTVIIQERDRHQDLIERIQQKGARVKLFGDGDVGASIATALPRTGIDLFVGTGGAPEGVISAAAIKALGGDMQARLVPYTDEERERCREMGIEDPERLLQLNDLVKGDDAIFAATGVSTGELLEGVRFLGGDLVETDTIVMRAKTGTVRYIKAHHQLQQKPHLMMPEKTEQEA, from the coding sequence GTGGATCGTGAACTAGCACTCGAAATTGTCCGGATTACCGAATCAGCTGCACTTGCCTCTGCTCAGTGGATGGGCCGGGGGCTGAAAGAAGAGGCAGACGATGCGGCAACGACCGCCATGCGAAACATGTTTGATTCAGTCAATATGAAAGGCACCGTTGTTATTGGCGAAGGGGAGCTTGATGAAGCCCCCATGCTCTACATCGGCGAACAGCTCGGCAGCGGGCACGGCCCGGAAGTGGACATTGCCGTTGATCCCCTTGAAGGTACGAGCATCGTCGCCAAAGGTCACCCGAACGCCATGACCGTCATCGCCGTCGGAGACCGGGGCACGCTGCTTCATGCGCCGGATATGTATATGGAGAAACTTGTCGTCGGCCCGAAGGCTGCCGGACTCGTTCGCCTCGACGATCCCATTGAAAAAACCATCGATATCGTGGCCAAAATGAATGAAAAACGCGTCCGTGACGTCACCGTCATCATTCAGGAGCGTGACCGTCACCAGGACCTGATTGAACGGATCCAGCAGAAAGGCGCTCGTGTCAAACTGTTCGGGGACGGCGATGTCGGTGCATCGATTGCAACGGCCCTGCCAAGAACCGGAATTGATCTTTTTGTCGGGACAGGCGGCGCTCCCGAAGGGGTTATTTCTGCCGCGGCCATTAAGGCGTTAGGCGGTGACATGCAGGCAAGGCTCGTCCCATACACTGACGAAGAGCGGGAACGCTGCCGGGAGATGGGAATCGAAGATCCTGAGCGCCTTTTGCAGCTGAATGACCTCGTCAAAGGAGACGACGCCATCTTTGCTGCGACCGGGGTCTCCACAGGGGAATTGCTTGAAGGGGTTCGTTTTCTTGGCGGTGACCTCGTCGAAACTGATACAATCGTGATGCGTGCAAAAACCGGAACAGTCCGGTATATTAAAGCACATCACCAACTCCAGCAAAAGCCGCATCTCATGATGCCGGAGAAAACCGAACAGGAGGCATAA
- a CDS encoding DUF86 domain-containing protein: MYFVDLKRLETRLAYYEELLQEFSELNQGDIQNQQRSLERITHMLLEVMMDVGNQMIDGFIMRDPGSYDDIMDILVDEKVISKENGKSIKKLIPWRKELLQNYTELDASALYFAYKRECDALMQFPARVRTYIEQEMGPVSAFLPQKE; the protein is encoded by the coding sequence ATGTATTTTGTCGATTTGAAACGTTTGGAAACCCGGCTTGCTTATTATGAAGAACTGCTTCAGGAATTCAGTGAACTCAATCAGGGAGATATTCAGAACCAGCAGCGTTCCCTGGAGCGGATCACCCACATGCTGCTTGAGGTCATGATGGATGTCGGGAATCAGATGATTGACGGTTTTATTATGCGGGACCCCGGGAGCTACGACGATATCATGGACATTTTGGTCGATGAGAAGGTGATTTCCAAAGAAAACGGAAAATCCATTAAAAAGCTGATTCCATGGCGGAAAGAACTTCTGCAAAACTATACGGAACTCGACGCATCGGCTCTTTATTTCGCCTACAAACGCGAATGTGATGCGCTGATGCAATTCCCTGCAAGGGTCAGAACATACATTGAGCAGGAGATGGGGCCGGTATCGGCATTTTTGCCACAAAAGGAGTAA
- a CDS encoding helix-turn-helix transcriptional regulator, which produces MATKTTSTRDQIISLLKRRKEMTVSHIADELAITEMAVRRHLNTLERDDVVHTTLQRQAMGRPTNMYRLSPCGQELFHRSYDSFAIDMLKIVQEEDGMMKVKQLFDRRKTKLRTQFEKRMFMKSFDDRVYELEKIQNENGFMAEVEKKDDGSYVFREYNCPLAEVAREFPMICDTETDLFKELLDTEGVECQTCMTTGQEPHCYYTIKQ; this is translated from the coding sequence ATGGCAACGAAAACCACCTCGACGCGGGACCAGATTATCAGTTTACTCAAAAGACGTAAGGAAATGACGGTGTCTCACATTGCAGACGAGCTGGCGATCACCGAAATGGCGGTCAGACGTCATCTGAACACATTGGAGCGGGACGATGTCGTGCACACAACGCTCCAGCGTCAGGCCATGGGCAGGCCGACGAACATGTACAGATTATCGCCGTGTGGACAGGAGCTCTTTCACCGTTCGTATGACAGCTTCGCCATTGATATGCTGAAGATCGTGCAGGAAGAAGACGGGATGATGAAGGTCAAGCAGCTGTTTGACCGGCGGAAGACGAAGCTGCGCACGCAGTTTGAAAAAAGAATGTTCATGAAATCCTTTGATGACCGTGTGTATGAGCTTGAAAAGATTCAGAATGAGAACGGTTTCATGGCTGAAGTGGAGAAGAAGGACGACGGTTCCTATGTGTTCCGGGAGTACAATTGCCCACTCGCTGAAGTGGCGAGGGAATTTCCGATGATCTGTGACACGGAAACGGATCTTTTCAAAGAACTTCTTGATACGGAAGGCGTTGAGTGTCAGACCTGTATGACGACTGGACAGGAACCGCATTGTTATTATACGATTAAACAGTAA